In Gemmatimonadota bacterium, one genomic interval encodes:
- a CDS encoding EamA family transporter — protein MNSSWRGPEYLGYFYNTAMTLTAIILILISAFTHVGWNLLCKREHPSSAFFLLVNTFGTLCLIPALILFGFAIPTFPTSVWLLLVVTGIFQTIYILGLANAYQRGDLSILYPIARSSPVIVVIIVTLLFDRADQVSIQCIWGIALVAVGMFILPMKHLSDFHIDNYLNASVLFALMAAFASAGYSIIDDEALRFLRDTPALPIAGWQATILYAFFEGLITSLWLGIWVLFQKRGRILMWEILKTRASRALQAGTGMAVAYTLVLISLAFVSNVSYAVTFRQISIPLGTVFGILLLKEPGYTPKYLGVAIIFTGLVLVGTG, from the coding sequence GTGAATTCGAGTTGGCGGGGACCTGAATACCTCGGATATTTCTACAATACCGCCATGACCCTCACCGCCATCATCCTCATCCTCATCTCCGCCTTCACCCATGTGGGCTGGAACCTGTTGTGTAAGCGGGAACACCCGTCCTCAGCCTTCTTTCTCCTGGTCAACACATTCGGGACTCTGTGCCTGATTCCCGCACTCATCCTATTCGGTTTCGCAATTCCCACATTCCCTACCTCCGTATGGCTCTTGCTCGTCGTAACAGGTATTTTTCAGACCATCTACATCCTCGGGTTAGCCAACGCCTACCAGAGAGGCGACCTGTCCATCCTCTACCCCATCGCCCGGTCCTCTCCAGTCATCGTAGTCATTATCGTGACGCTTTTGTTTGACCGTGCCGATCAGGTCAGCATACAGTGCATTTGGGGCATTGCCCTGGTTGCCGTTGGAATGTTTATCCTGCCCATGAAGCATTTGAGTGATTTCCATATTGACAACTACCTGAATGCATCGGTATTGTTTGCATTGATGGCCGCCTTCGCCTCAGCCGGTTATTCGATCATCGACGACGAGGCTTTGCGCTTCCTCAGAGATACTCCCGCCCTCCCCATTGCAGGCTGGCAGGCTACGATTCTCTATGCCTTTTTCGAAGGCCTCATTACCTCTCTCTGGCTGGGCATTTGGGTTCTATTTCAAAAACGCGGTCGCATCCTTATGTGGGAAATCCTGAAAACGCGGGCATCTCGCGCCCTGCAGGCAGGCACAGGCATGGCCGTCGCATACACTCTGGTGCTGATCAGCCTGGCTTTTGTCTCAAATGTCAGCTATGCCGTTACTTTTCGCCAGATCAGCATTCCCCTGGGCACTGTTTTCGGTATCCTCCTTCTCAAAGAACCCGGCTACACACCCAAATACCTTGGGGTCGCCATCATCTTCACAGGGCTTGTTCTCGTCGGAACCGGATAG
- a CDS encoding sulfatase-like hydrolase/transferase — translation MEQRPNILLITTDQHSAEALGHLGCNDVKTPGMDRLAARGISFTKSYSANPVCCPARASWFTGRHTPENGVVANGANMVPSMPDLGQWLNKNGYNAYYSGKWHIPGRDVAQSFHHICPDPRNTAETGDIASTRSAIGFLQNYQEKEPFFLSVGLLNPHDICSFVLTHTMHDGKMPFPEIDDLPPLPPNFETNMAEPEKIISSRNQKLADRGEESGMEKWEEKLYRHYIWTYYRYIEKVDGQIGLIMDALENSAFKDNTVVILTSDHGDGHLRHKMVFKSFLYDEAARVPFIMSWPGHIGEQVIDQEHLVSGVDVFPTVCDYAGISPPPMMRGYSLRAIAEGKNPDWRDFVVAHATGGGKMLRTNTHKLITYEDDPVIQLFDMEADPWETRNLAEASNSKALASEMQASLTAFESEFELAGT, via the coding sequence ATGGAACAGAGACCGAATATTCTTCTGATTACGACCGACCAGCATAGCGCGGAAGCCCTTGGGCATCTGGGGTGCAATGACGTGAAGACACCCGGTATGGACCGGCTTGCAGCAAGAGGGATCAGCTTTACAAAATCCTATAGCGCGAATCCAGTCTGCTGTCCGGCGCGTGCGAGCTGGTTTACCGGGCGCCACACCCCCGAAAACGGAGTCGTGGCCAATGGTGCCAACATGGTTCCGTCCATGCCGGACCTGGGACAATGGCTGAACAAAAATGGTTACAACGCCTACTACAGCGGAAAATGGCATATTCCCGGCAGAGATGTCGCCCAGAGTTTCCACCATATCTGCCCCGATCCGCGGAATACGGCCGAGACCGGAGACATTGCTTCGACCCGCAGTGCGATCGGATTTCTCCAGAACTACCAGGAAAAAGAACCCTTCTTCCTGTCAGTCGGACTCTTGAATCCACACGATATCTGCTCTTTCGTGCTAACGCATACGATGCACGATGGGAAGATGCCGTTCCCCGAGATTGACGACCTTCCTCCTTTACCCCCCAATTTTGAGACAAACATGGCGGAACCGGAAAAAATCATAAGCTCTCGGAATCAAAAACTGGCAGATCGAGGCGAAGAATCGGGTATGGAAAAGTGGGAAGAGAAACTCTATCGTCACTATATCTGGACCTACTACCGCTATATTGAAAAAGTGGATGGACAGATCGGCCTGATCATGGACGCGCTCGAAAATTCAGCATTTAAGGACAATACGGTCGTGATCCTTACATCCGACCATGGGGACGGGCATCTTCGGCACAAGATGGTCTTTAAGAGCTTTCTATACGATGAGGCCGCGCGAGTGCCCTTTATCATGAGTTGGCCCGGTCACATCGGAGAACAGGTGATCGACCAGGAACATCTCGTATCGGGCGTGGATGTTTTTCCGACAGTTTGTGATTATGCCGGGATCTCGCCACCTCCCATGATGCGGGGATACAGCCTGCGTGCGATTGCTGAAGGTAAAAATCCAGATTGGCGGGATTTTGTGGTAGCACACGCCACCGGAGGCGGTAAGATGCTCCGCACCAACACACATAAGCTCATTACCTATGAGGACGACCCAGTCATCCAGCTCTTCGATATGGAAGCGGATCCCTGGGAAACCAGGAACCTGGCGGAAGCGTCCAACTCAAAGGCACTGGCAAGTGAAATGCAGGCATCCCTGACCGCGTTTGAGAGTGAATTCGAGTTGGCGGGGACCTGA
- a CDS encoding sulfatase has product MSNEKPNVLVIQPDQHRGTVMGCAGDSQVKTPNLDRLASEGIRFSRCASSSPVCSPFRGTMQTGLYCHTHGVDVNNILLNPQLITFADLFADAGYATGYIGKWHLDGFKPRGWGGFIEPGPGRAGWQEWHGYQKGHEFFEVWDYNENRERVRIKGYDWEPTWHTDMALDFAKRNRDAGRPWLYYLGYGPPHQPEQCPQKYLDMYDPDTFELPDDVKGRFGDRERELRWLYQMYYGQVTAVDVEIGRVMAGLEELGIADNTIVVYVSDHGDKLGSHCEPDDRNFRGKGSPFATAFRIPFIVRWPDRIKPNQVCDALVSSVDLTPTILDLAGLGIPEVMQGDSMASWCLEGKGVENDCVYMGLRGATQPDGWRAVWDGRYVFSPGIHNVLYDHESDPLEMKNLIDAPQISGEKKRLSELLVQMAEKTEDPMLQEVKGLCGV; this is encoded by the coding sequence ATGTCGAATGAAAAGCCGAATGTGCTGGTGATTCAGCCCGACCAGCACCGCGGAACGGTGATGGGGTGTGCAGGTGATTCGCAGGTGAAAACACCGAATCTGGACCGCCTTGCGTCGGAGGGGATCCGGTTCTCGCGCTGCGCCTCATCCAGCCCTGTGTGTTCCCCGTTTCGGGGGACGATGCAGACCGGATTGTATTGCCATACCCACGGCGTGGATGTGAACAATATTCTGCTGAATCCCCAGCTGATTACGTTTGCCGATCTGTTTGCGGACGCTGGATACGCCACAGGCTATATCGGGAAGTGGCATCTGGATGGGTTTAAGCCCAGAGGATGGGGTGGATTTATTGAGCCAGGTCCAGGGCGAGCGGGATGGCAGGAATGGCACGGATACCAGAAAGGGCACGAGTTTTTTGAAGTCTGGGACTACAACGAGAATCGCGAGAGGGTGCGGATCAAAGGCTACGACTGGGAGCCGACGTGGCATACGGATATGGCTCTGGACTTTGCAAAACGAAATCGCGACGCCGGTCGCCCCTGGCTCTACTATTTGGGATATGGCCCGCCGCACCAGCCCGAACAGTGCCCGCAGAAGTACCTGGATATGTACGATCCAGATACCTTTGAACTGCCAGACGACGTGAAGGGACGGTTCGGAGACCGGGAACGCGAGCTTCGGTGGCTTTATCAGATGTATTACGGTCAGGTAACGGCAGTGGATGTGGAGATTGGACGTGTGATGGCCGGCCTGGAGGAATTGGGAATAGCAGATAATACGATTGTGGTCTATGTAAGCGATCACGGAGATAAGCTGGGCAGTCACTGCGAACCCGATGACCGCAACTTTCGAGGCAAGGGAAGTCCTTTTGCGACCGCGTTTCGCATCCCGTTCATCGTGCGTTGGCCCGATCGCATCAAACCAAATCAGGTGTGTGACGCGCTGGTGAGCAGCGTGGATCTCACGCCCACGATTCTGGACCTGGCGGGATTGGGAATTCCCGAGGTGATGCAGGGCGACAGTATGGCGAGCTGGTGCCTGGAGGGAAAGGGTGTGGAGAACGACTGTGTATATATGGGACTCCGCGGCGCGACCCAGCCCGATGGATGGCGTGCCGTATGGGATGGCCGCTATGTGTTTTCACCGGGGATTCACAATGTCCTGTATGACCACGAATCCGATCCGTTGGAGATGAAAAATCTCATCGACGCGCCACAGATTTCAGGTGAGAAGAAGCGGCTATCGGAGTTACTCGTACAGATGGCAGAGAAGACAGAAGATCCGATGCTGCAGGAGGTGAAGGGGCTTTGTGGTGTGTGA
- a CDS encoding sulfatase-like hydrolase/transferase: MNVLVLMSDHHRFDALGCLGNPLAHTPNLDRLAEKSVRFDQCYTQSPVCSPARHSLATGKYVHAHGVFTNNSMPYPGMYTIAHAVQSLNYRRFHLGHMHWKDPDMDNGYEPEITQQMWRETMPENMLARYDWENEGVLRRSSGGPSPRSREQHWGYHVATESIRQIEEAVSKGEKFLSWTSFTEPHPPFYPPKEIYEKIDQSKIELPEQAPADAPLPHNDILRKRREWAHLTPVELRQVIAGYYGMIELVDGYCGMVLDALDRLGIRDETIVIWTADHGDQMWEHEMFLKFNMREASVHVPLLISDPGIQSGVRDEMVEHIDLFPTICDLIGAEVPDSVHGRSLKPLLDGEPLPDDWRDAIFSQIGDTQMIRTETEKLNVYQGEAGEYFDLSEDPKEFYNRIGDERYQERVGVLFERVKAWERAYGRDDG; the protein is encoded by the coding sequence ATGAATGTGCTTGTTTTGATGAGCGATCATCACAGATTTGACGCATTGGGGTGCCTGGGGAATCCACTGGCTCATACGCCCAATCTCGATCGTCTGGCCGAAAAGAGTGTGCGATTTGACCAGTGTTATACACAGTCGCCTGTGTGTTCGCCAGCGCGGCATAGTTTGGCAACCGGCAAATATGTCCATGCACATGGCGTTTTTACCAATAACTCAATGCCTTATCCGGGGATGTACACGATCGCACACGCTGTACAATCCCTGAATTATCGCCGATTCCATCTGGGACATATGCACTGGAAAGATCCCGATATGGACAATGGCTATGAGCCAGAAATAACACAACAGATGTGGCGCGAGACAATGCCTGAGAATATGCTGGCCCGATACGATTGGGAAAATGAGGGCGTATTGCGGCGGTCATCTGGCGGGCCAAGTCCGCGAAGTCGGGAGCAGCATTGGGGATATCATGTGGCGACAGAGTCGATTCGGCAGATTGAAGAAGCCGTTAGCAAAGGAGAGAAATTTCTGTCCTGGACGAGTTTTACGGAGCCTCATCCCCCGTTTTATCCGCCCAAAGAGATATATGAAAAGATCGATCAGTCAAAAATCGAATTACCAGAGCAAGCACCTGCTGATGCCCCCTTGCCCCACAACGATATTTTGAGAAAACGGAGAGAATGGGCGCATCTGACACCTGTGGAACTGCGGCAGGTAATTGCTGGATATTATGGGATGATTGAACTTGTGGATGGATATTGTGGGATGGTTTTAGATGCGCTGGATCGGTTGGGGATCAGGGACGAGACGATTGTGATCTGGACGGCAGATCACGGCGACCAGATGTGGGAGCATGAGATGTTTTTGAAGTTTAATATGCGAGAGGCTTCGGTGCATGTGCCATTGTTGATTTCTGATCCAGGAATTCAATCGGGGGTGCGGGATGAAATGGTAGAACATATTGATTTGTTTCCAACGATTTGCGATTTGATTGGGGCTGAGGTCCCCGACTCTGTACACGGACGGTCGTTGAAACCGTTGCTGGATGGAGAGCCACTCCCTGATGATTGGCGGGATGCGATATTCAGTCAGATTGGTGATACCCAGATGATTCGGACAGAGACGGAAAAGTTAAACGTATATCAGGGTGAAGCAGGAGAGTATTTTGATCTATCGGAGGATCCGAAGGAGTTTTATAATCGGATTGGGGATGAAAGATATCAAGAACGCGTAGGCGTATTGTTTGAACGGGTGAAGGCGTGGGAGCGTGCGTATGGCCGCGATGACGGTTAG